Proteins encoded together in one Solanum lycopersicum chromosome 7, SLM_r2.1 window:
- the LOC101267250 gene encoding protein-tyrosine-phosphatase IBR5, producing MRKRERENPCGICGHYHKYEEGEPCGVCGHRMPTVSDMGSTIQVSAFPSEILPEFLFLGSYDNASRAELLKSQGISRVLNTVPACQNLYKNSFTYHCLGDEQDLQFDDAIQFLEQCERDRARVLVHCMSGKSRSPAIVIAYLMKSRGWKLAQSYQWVKDRRPYVDLNQGVYHQLEAYEQKMFGSLENQPAFGMPVFSSPVLPSLSFNYPKPSDSVQIPAFNFSGATSIFARPDIGIPPQEFTFGAAHTSDIHLSSNQNPNSNMD from the exons ATGAGGAAGAGAGAGAGGGAAAACCCATGTGGTATTTGTGGGCATTATCACAAGTACGAAGAAGGGGAGCCTTGTGGGGTTTGTGGGCATCGAATGCCTACTGTTTCTGATATGGGTTCTACAATTCAAGTCAGTGCTTTTCCTTCTGAGATCTTGCCGGAGTTTCTGTTTTTGGGAAGCTATGATAATGCTTCTAGAGCTGAGCTTCTTAAGAGTCAAGGGATTTCTCGTGTTCTCAAT ACTGTACCTGCTTGCCAAAATCTATATAAAAATTCCTTTACTTATCACTGCCTTGGTGATGAGCAAGATTTGCAGTTTGACGATGCTATCCAATTCTTAG AACAATGTGAAAGGGATAGGGCTCGTGTTCTTGTACATTGCATGTCAGGGAAAAGCAG GTCACCTGCCATTGTAATTGCTTACCTGATGAAAAGTAGAGGCTGGAAACTTGCACAGAGCTATCAGTGGGTGAAAGATCGGAGGCCTTATGTCGACCTTAATCAAG GGGTTTACCATCAACTAGAGGCGTATGAACAGAAGATGTTCGGATCACTGGAGAACCAGCCTGCATTTGGCATGCCGGTCTTTTCTTCTCCTGTGCTGCCATCATTGAGCTTTAACTACCCAAAGCCTAGTGATTCAGTTCAAATTCCAGCCTTCAACTTTTCTGGTGCTACATCAATTTTCGCTCGTCCTGATATTGGCATTCCTCCCCAGGAATTCACCTTTGGAGCTGCTCATACCTCCGATATCCATTTGAGTTCGAACCAAAATCCAAATAGTAATATGGACTGA
- the LOC104648409 gene encoding large ribosomal subunit protein P1-like has product MSSIDELACTYACLILHDDDIPINAERIGTLIKASNLKVESYWPSLFAKLCQKRNIDELIMNVGTPTCNNDVATPPSTTTDNDASTAPSVDDKKKAEAKEESDDEAMFSLFD; this is encoded by the exons atgtctTCAATCGATGAACTTGCTTGTACTTACGCTTGTTTAATCCTTCACGATGATGATATTCCTATCAAT GCGGAGAGAATTGGTACACTTATTAAAGCATCAAATTTAAAGGTGGAATCGTACTGGCCAAGTCTTTTCGCAAAACTTTGTCAGAAGAGAAACATCGATGAACTGATTATGAACGTCGGAACTCCAACTTGTAACAATGATGTTGCCACTCCTCCTTCAACAACTACTGATAACGATGCTTCCACTGCACCTTCCGTCGATGACAAGAAGAAG GCGGAAGCAAAAGAAGAGAGTGATGATGAAGCCATGTTTAGCTTGTTTGATTAG